From Neobacillus sp. PS2-9, the proteins below share one genomic window:
- a CDS encoding ABC transporter permease, giving the protein MSVNISTQVRQTTSREKKKHQRFNPRLLVLLIPPLIWLSVFLFTPYVALFLNSFWKVDFGTIVHTFTWDNYTKFFTNDLYYGTLLKTLKIASLVTIFSVMLSYPLAYFINFKVKKNKQLMYTLVIIPLWVSYLVRAYAWKIVLGQDGILNSVLISIGIIHKPLEVFLYSPYAVVLALTHIYTPWVLMSIYTSLEHIPRNLQEASKDLGAGRFRTFFKVILPLSLPGVIAGATFAFVLTMGDFLAPQLLGGTSSMMISNVVYSLFGVANNWPLGSTIGIVTLGLVLVILEVTHRLEKRTSSFENVKENKGV; this is encoded by the coding sequence ATGTCCGTTAACATTTCTACACAGGTACGACAGACAACCAGTCGGGAAAAAAAGAAGCACCAACGATTTAACCCTAGATTATTGGTATTGCTCATTCCACCTCTCATTTGGTTGTCTGTATTTCTATTCACTCCCTATGTCGCCCTTTTCTTGAACAGCTTTTGGAAGGTGGACTTTGGAACCATTGTTCATACTTTTACATGGGATAATTATACGAAATTTTTTACTAATGATTTGTACTATGGGACACTCTTGAAAACCTTAAAAATTGCGTCCCTAGTAACCATCTTTAGTGTGATGCTCAGTTATCCTCTGGCCTACTTTATTAACTTTAAGGTGAAGAAAAATAAACAGCTCATGTATACACTGGTCATTATCCCACTTTGGGTCAGTTATTTGGTTCGAGCGTACGCATGGAAGATTGTTCTTGGGCAGGATGGGATTTTAAACAGTGTATTGATCAGTATAGGTATTATTCACAAACCATTAGAGGTCTTTCTATATAGCCCTTATGCTGTTGTACTTGCTTTAACGCATATTTATACTCCTTGGGTGCTAATGTCGATTTACACTTCGTTAGAGCATATCCCTCGTAATCTGCAAGAAGCATCAAAAGACTTAGGGGCAGGAAGGTTTCGAACTTTTTTCAAGGTTATTTTGCCGCTTAGTTTGCCAGGAGTGATTGCCGGAGCGACCTTTGCCTTCGTGTTGACCATGGGGGATTTTCTGGCACCTCAATTATTAGGAGGAACTAGCAGTATGATGATCTCGAATGTCGTATACAGTTTGTTTGGGGTTGCCAACAACTGGCCATTGGGTTCAACCATTGGAATCGTGACTCTCGGTTTAGTTCTAGTGATCCTAGAGGTAACGCATCGATTGGAAAAAAGGACATCCAGCTTTGAAAACGTCAAAGAAAATAAGGGGGTGTAA
- a CDS encoding sigma 54-interacting transcriptional regulator translates to MLERGPSALTWKFMTRIFQHFEEGVIIIDPEGVVLIFNTSARKILKTTQAVNTIKDLPREIQNMWENRYQRFTNLQAPEMGVEIIPGFGDGMALIMRNPKQAESLEQAAYRDEAQVLIDLSIDDIIIADRQGKILKVNDKCEQIYNCSKEQLIGRNVRDLEQEGVFFPSAIALAIDKKENISILQETVNKKRLLVQANILWEKNAEIYRVICTSKDISTIEPRFLLPTLHSQNDFIDILRQENFVIKSGRMKEFFRFASKVAKSDSTILLLGESGNGKSELARLIHKMSKRQHQPFVSINCAAVPETLMESEMFGYEDGAFTGTKRQGKKGLFELANGGTIFLDEVAELPLSMQAKFLHVLQNKSFYRVGGSEVIHVNVRVLAATNQNLEELVENGKFRKDLYYRLHVIPLAIPPLRERPEDIIPLLLTSLEKIIARDGIEKQFSTEVMSLLSRYQWPGNVRELENTVEWLCVASDGETIEVDALPPKFKESLLGIHGEVPIIINKVIPLKEAIDLVEKELIKKARTMVSSTYKIADLLKINQSTVVRKLNKMDIM, encoded by the coding sequence ATGCTAGAACGTGGTCCATCTGCATTAACTTGGAAATTTATGACGAGAATTTTTCAACATTTCGAGGAAGGGGTAATTATTATTGATCCTGAGGGAGTAGTTCTAATTTTTAATACATCTGCAAGGAAAATACTGAAAACTACTCAGGCTGTCAATACCATAAAGGACCTGCCCAGGGAAATACAAAATATGTGGGAAAATCGTTATCAGAGGTTCACTAATTTGCAAGCTCCTGAAATGGGTGTTGAAATAATTCCTGGTTTTGGAGACGGAATGGCACTGATCATGAGAAATCCAAAACAAGCTGAATCACTGGAGCAAGCTGCATATCGAGATGAAGCCCAGGTTCTCATCGATTTATCCATTGATGACATCATCATTGCGGATAGGCAAGGAAAAATACTCAAAGTTAATGATAAGTGTGAACAGATTTATAATTGCTCGAAAGAACAGTTGATTGGTAGAAATGTAAGGGATTTAGAACAAGAAGGTGTTTTTTTCCCTTCTGCCATTGCTTTAGCAATCGACAAAAAAGAGAATATATCCATTCTTCAGGAAACGGTAAATAAAAAGCGGCTACTTGTTCAGGCGAATATCCTTTGGGAAAAAAATGCTGAGATCTATCGGGTGATCTGTACTTCAAAGGATATTTCAACTATAGAGCCCCGCTTCCTCTTACCTACTTTGCATAGCCAAAATGATTTTATTGACATTCTAAGACAGGAAAATTTCGTCATCAAAAGTGGTAGAATGAAAGAATTTTTCAGGTTCGCTTCTAAGGTAGCAAAGAGTGATTCTACTATTCTGCTTCTGGGGGAATCAGGGAATGGAAAGTCGGAGTTGGCAAGACTTATTCACAAGATGAGCAAAAGACAGCACCAACCGTTTGTGTCCATAAACTGTGCTGCAGTACCTGAAACGCTTATGGAAAGTGAGATGTTTGGATACGAGGATGGGGCTTTTACAGGTACGAAGCGCCAAGGAAAGAAGGGACTTTTTGAGCTTGCAAATGGAGGGACGATTTTTCTAGATGAAGTTGCAGAACTTCCCTTGTCCATGCAAGCTAAGTTTTTACATGTCCTACAGAATAAGTCTTTTTATCGGGTCGGGGGTTCTGAGGTGATTCACGTCAATGTTAGAGTGCTCGCAGCTACGAACCAGAATTTAGAAGAATTAGTGGAGAACGGAAAATTTAGAAAAGACCTTTATTATCGCCTTCATGTCATTCCATTAGCTATTCCGCCTTTAAGAGAACGTCCAGAGGATATTATCCCATTACTCCTAACATCGTTAGAGAAGATAATTGCTAGAGATGGGATTGAAAAACAATTTTCAACCGAAGTAATGTCCTTATTGAGCAGATATCAATGGCCAGGGAATGTACGAGAACTAGAAAATACTGTCGAGTGGTTGTGTGTTGCTTCTGATGGCGAGACAATAGAAGTGGACGCACTGCCGCCTAAATTCAAAGAGTCACTCTTAGGTATACATGGAGAGGTACCGATTATAATCAATAAGGTTATTCCTTTAAAGGAAGCGATTGATTTGGTTGAAAAAGAATTAATCAAGAAGGCGAGAACGATGGTATCTAGTACGTACAAAATCGCAGACCTATTAAAAATCAATCAATCAACTGTTGTTCGAAAATTAAACAAGATGGATATAATGTAA
- a CDS encoding CaiB/BaiF CoA-transferase family protein: protein MTGPLQGVKVIDLSRVLAGPYCTMLLGDMGAEVIKIESVDYGDETRGWGPPFVEGESAYYLCANRNKQGITLNLKSKKGIDILRKLVSDADVVVQNFKLGTLERLGFGYKEMKKINEEIILASISGFGSTGSYSHLPGYDYIVQAMSGLMSITGEIEAQPAKVGVAIADVLTGLFTCIGILGAIHHRSRTGEGQEVDISLFDSQLASLVNVASNYLCSGQIPERLGNAHPNIVPYQVFTASDGDFIIAVGNDQQYRKLTILLEDEKLLTEKYKTNSSRLQNKSELIEIIAARIRTKSRAEWKQLLDEAGIPNGPIYNVKEALESDQANSRNMVVKVKHPTIPDLKLVGSPLKFSKTPVKMDCHPPLHSEHTEAVLLKLGYSLLEIKKMKQDQII, encoded by the coding sequence ATGACAGGGCCACTTCAAGGAGTCAAAGTAATAGATTTGTCGCGGGTTCTCGCAGGTCCCTATTGCACGATGCTCCTTGGTGATATGGGAGCGGAAGTAATCAAAATTGAAAGTGTGGATTACGGGGATGAAACAAGGGGGTGGGGGCCGCCTTTTGTGGAGGGAGAAAGTGCCTATTATCTTTGTGCCAACCGAAATAAGCAGGGAATCACATTAAACCTAAAATCAAAAAAAGGCATTGATATATTAAGAAAGCTAGTTTCAGATGCAGATGTAGTAGTCCAAAATTTTAAGCTAGGAACGCTCGAAAGACTTGGGTTTGGTTATAAGGAAATGAAGAAGATAAATGAAGAAATTATCTTGGCATCAATAAGTGGTTTCGGCAGCACCGGATCTTATTCCCATCTTCCAGGCTACGATTATATTGTCCAAGCAATGTCGGGATTAATGAGCATTACTGGTGAAATAGAGGCACAGCCAGCAAAAGTGGGAGTAGCAATTGCCGATGTCCTTACCGGCCTCTTTACTTGTATCGGGATATTAGGAGCTATTCATCACCGGAGCCGGACGGGAGAGGGGCAGGAAGTAGATATTTCATTGTTTGATTCCCAACTGGCTTCTTTAGTAAATGTCGCAAGCAACTATCTATGTTCCGGACAAATACCTGAACGACTCGGTAATGCTCATCCGAATATTGTTCCATATCAAGTGTTTACGGCGAGTGATGGTGATTTTATTATTGCTGTTGGAAATGACCAGCAATATCGAAAGCTAACCATCCTGCTGGAAGATGAAAAACTGCTTACCGAAAAATATAAAACAAATTCTAGCAGACTACAAAATAAGAGTGAGCTGATAGAAATCATCGCAGCAAGGATTAGAACGAAATCAAGAGCTGAATGGAAACAGCTTCTAGATGAAGCAGGCATCCCGAATGGGCCTATTTACAATGTAAAAGAAGCGTTAGAATCAGACCAGGCAAATTCAAGGAACATGGTCGTGAAAGTAAAACATCCAACCATTCCAGACCTGAAGCTAGTTGGTTCGCCATTAAAATTTTCAAAAACACCGGTGAAAATGGATTGTCATCCTCCATTGCATAGTGAGCATACGGAAGCAGTTCTGTTAAAGCTCGGCTATTCACTATTAGAAATAAAGAAGATGAAACAAGACCAAATTATATAA
- a CDS encoding ABC transporter permease — MGKASRFDWISASLRVSSGLIFLFIYLPMIVVVVYSFNGNAVNSFPIQTWSTKWYSVMLEDSALLVSLKNSVLVALAGTGIGLILGIPAAFVVDRFRFPGKIVFERIVLLPMILPGIITGVAMMSVFVMMRVELSLITILIGHGTFLIAVVMTQVYARLKRLDRAIEEASLDLGATRLKTFFYVTLPNIKTAVIGATLLSFTLSIDEIAVSYFLTGRELTLPVQIWAMLRRGITPEVNAISTLIFLFSMVMIVIVTRLNREVD, encoded by the coding sequence ATGGGGAAGGCATCACGCTTTGATTGGATTTCGGCGAGCCTTAGAGTTTCCTCTGGGCTTATCTTTCTTTTTATTTATTTGCCGATGATTGTAGTTGTTGTATATTCCTTCAATGGCAACGCTGTCAATAGCTTTCCCATACAAACCTGGTCTACAAAATGGTATAGTGTCATGCTTGAAGATAGCGCTCTATTGGTATCGCTAAAGAACAGTGTTCTAGTGGCTCTCGCAGGAACGGGCATCGGTTTGATCCTTGGTATTCCTGCAGCCTTTGTGGTGGACCGTTTCCGTTTTCCCGGTAAAATCGTGTTTGAGCGAATTGTCCTCCTTCCCATGATTTTGCCAGGGATTATCACAGGTGTAGCGATGATGAGTGTCTTTGTTATGATGCGAGTCGAGCTGTCCTTAATCACGATACTTATCGGTCATGGTACATTCCTTATCGCTGTGGTGATGACACAGGTCTATGCTAGGCTTAAAAGATTGGACCGGGCCATTGAGGAAGCATCCTTGGATTTAGGAGCTACACGTTTAAAGACGTTCTTTTATGTCACACTGCCTAATATCAAAACAGCTGTGATAGGGGCAACCTTATTATCCTTTACCCTATCGATCGATGAAATCGCTGTTAGTTATTTCTTGACAGGAAGGGAATTGACGCTGCCCGTTCAGATCTGGGCCATGCTTCGTAGAGGAATTACACCCGAGGTTAATGCAATTTCGACTCTCATCTTCCTTTTTTCTATGGTTATGATTGTCATTGTTACAAGATTGAATAGAGAAGTAGATTAG
- a CDS encoding ABC transporter ATP-binding protein yields the protein MDNIVKIQQVEKGFGNELIVKGINLDVRPGEFLTLLGPSGCGKTTTLRMIAGFEEPDAGEIWIDGKPVSGIPPYKRDVNTVFQNYALFPHMTINENIAYGLKMKMVPKSERLARVTEALRLVQLENFGDRKPRQLSGGQQQRVAVARALVNNPKVLLLDEPLGALDLKLRKQMQIELKHLQQKLEITFIYVTHDQEEALTISDRIAVMNKGVIEQVASPKEIYENPSTKFVADFIGDTNLFEIQISPTKENNVLNLLGTKVGGKIRDPKGLSNRNFLSVRPERVKLLAHGEEAPYFLSGTVEELIYVGSFIRAVIQLPQGQRIVAMMQSKGDQICQPGDCVRVTWKEEDGIVIGQ from the coding sequence GTGGATAATATTGTAAAAATTCAGCAAGTGGAAAAGGGATTCGGAAATGAGCTCATTGTCAAAGGCATTAATTTAGACGTCAGGCCTGGGGAATTTCTGACCTTGCTTGGTCCAAGCGGATGCGGGAAAACAACGACTCTACGAATGATTGCAGGATTTGAGGAACCGGATGCAGGAGAAATCTGGATTGATGGGAAACCTGTCTCTGGTATCCCTCCTTATAAAAGGGATGTAAATACGGTCTTTCAAAACTATGCTTTGTTCCCACATATGACAATTAATGAGAATATTGCTTATGGATTAAAAATGAAAATGGTTCCAAAGTCAGAGCGATTGGCACGGGTGACAGAAGCCTTACGCCTCGTTCAACTTGAGAATTTCGGAGATAGAAAACCGCGTCAGCTCAGTGGAGGTCAGCAGCAACGTGTAGCAGTGGCACGAGCCTTAGTGAATAATCCAAAGGTATTACTTCTTGATGAGCCCTTGGGCGCGCTTGATTTGAAGTTAAGAAAACAAATGCAGATTGAATTAAAACATCTCCAGCAAAAATTGGAAATTACATTTATTTATGTAACCCATGACCAAGAAGAAGCATTGACCATTTCAGACCGCATTGCCGTCATGAATAAAGGAGTGATTGAACAGGTTGCTTCACCTAAAGAAATCTACGAAAATCCTTCCACCAAATTCGTCGCTGACTTCATTGGTGATACCAACCTGTTTGAAATTCAAATTTCGCCAACAAAAGAGAATAATGTTCTCAATCTGTTAGGAACAAAGGTAGGTGGAAAGATACGTGATCCTAAAGGTCTATCCAATCGGAATTTCTTGTCGGTTCGACCAGAACGGGTAAAGCTTCTGGCCCATGGCGAAGAGGCACCATACTTCCTTTCAGGAACGGTAGAGGAACTCATTTATGTAGGTTCTTTTATTCGCGCGGTAATACAGCTGCCTCAAGGACAGAGAATTGTAGCAATGATGCAAAGTAAAGGGGATCAGATCTGTCAACCAGGTGATTGTGTAAGGGTCACATGGAAAGAGGAGGATGGAATTGTAATCGGACAATAG
- the gabT gene encoding 4-aminobutyrate--2-oxoglutarate transaminase, translated as MEKKYVKLQTEIPGPKSRAILERRNKFVSKGISNNCHSFVKKAQGAIVEDVDGNHYIDFAGAIGTLNVGHSHPRVVRALQEQASQFVHTGFNVMMYESYIDLAERLCVLAPGDFDKQVAFFNSGAEAVENAVKIARKYTKRQGIVSFTRGFHGRTLMTMTMTSKVKPYKFGFGPFAPEVYKAPYPYVYRRPDGMSEQKYSAMIIEQFEQFLLAEVAPETIAAVVMEPVQGEGGFIVPDTAFVKRVRELCTQYGILFIADEIQTGFARTGKYFAIDHFDVVPDLITISKSMGAGVPISGVIGRTEIMDATEVGEIGGTYSGSPLGCRAALTVLDIIESENLNERADKLGARVIEKMELLADRFECIGDVRGLGAMCAMEIVKDRQSKTPDKEAVGKIVKAAGERGLMLLSAGLFSNVIRILMPLTITDDQLEEGLQILEEAIEAVYLNDPALSVGGK; from the coding sequence GTGGAAAAGAAATACGTCAAGCTCCAAACAGAGATACCAGGTCCGAAATCAAGGGCAATCTTGGAGCGAAGAAATAAATTTGTCTCAAAAGGAATCAGCAATAACTGCCATTCCTTTGTCAAAAAAGCACAAGGAGCCATTGTCGAAGATGTAGACGGTAATCACTATATTGATTTTGCTGGTGCAATTGGAACGCTAAACGTTGGCCATTCTCATCCAAGAGTGGTGAGGGCTTTGCAGGAACAAGCAAGCCAATTTGTGCATACAGGCTTTAATGTCATGATGTATGAATCGTACATCGATCTTGCCGAAAGACTTTGCGTGCTTGCACCAGGGGATTTCGACAAACAGGTCGCTTTCTTTAATAGCGGTGCGGAAGCGGTTGAAAATGCGGTAAAGATTGCGAGGAAATATACAAAGCGTCAAGGGATTGTATCTTTTACAAGAGGCTTCCATGGCAGAACATTAATGACGATGACGATGACCAGCAAGGTGAAGCCATACAAGTTCGGGTTTGGGCCATTTGCTCCAGAGGTTTATAAAGCGCCATATCCATATGTTTACAGACGACCAGATGGAATGAGCGAACAAAAATACAGTGCGATGATTATTGAACAATTTGAACAATTCCTCCTGGCTGAAGTTGCACCGGAAACGATTGCTGCAGTTGTAATGGAACCGGTTCAAGGGGAAGGAGGATTTATCGTACCTGACACTGCCTTTGTAAAAAGGGTTAGAGAGCTATGTACCCAGTATGGCATTTTGTTTATTGCCGATGAAATTCAGACGGGATTCGCCCGAACGGGAAAATATTTTGCGATTGATCATTTTGATGTAGTTCCTGATTTAATCACAATTTCAAAATCAATGGGGGCAGGTGTTCCCATCAGCGGTGTGATTGGCCGGACTGAGATTATGGATGCTACTGAAGTGGGAGAAATCGGCGGTACTTATTCAGGAAGTCCTCTTGGCTGCCGTGCCGCACTGACTGTTTTGGATATTATCGAAAGTGAAAACCTTAATGAGCGCGCCGACAAGCTTGGTGCTCGGGTCATTGAAAAAATGGAGCTACTTGCGGACCGATTTGAGTGTATTGGAGATGTTAGAGGTCTCGGGGCGATGTGCGCGATGGAAATCGTCAAGGATAGACAGTCCAAAACCCCTGATAAAGAAGCGGTCGGTAAAATTGTCAAAGCAGCAGGAGAGCGGGGCTTAATGTTGCTAAGTGCTGGCCTCTTTAGTAATGTCATTCGCATACTTATGCCGTTAACGATTACGGACGACCAGCTTGAAGAAGGATTACAAATTCTTGAGGAAGCGATTGAAGCAGTTTATCTGAATGATCCTGCCTTATCAGTTGGAGGGAAATAA
- a CDS encoding ABC transporter substrate-binding protein produces MNKKRWSKVLLALSCSLALTACGGDKQSSSQPKTTKSDGKTLNLLTWEGYADPKFVKGFEEKYGVKVTATYFGSSDELVSKLKGGGGNVYDVISPSSDVAGYLVKENLVSPIDLDNVPNYKRLASKLVEMDDVKKDGKVYGIPFTWGPDSLIYDADVIKNEPDSWNIFWDPKYKGKVSLWDDISNIYLAGQMDGLDKNDPSALYNMTNKQLQDAKKKLLDLKPQIRKYWTSAGELNDLFSNKEVVLAVGWPLTPTTLNATGRNLKEVIPKEGITGWIDRLMIVKSSPNKELAEKYINYVTDAKTQKLVSDATGYGVANKDAAKHMSPEQAKSIHIDDMENYMKRINFWQIVKDRNQYNEVWNEVKAQ; encoded by the coding sequence ATGAATAAAAAACGATGGTCCAAAGTCTTACTCGCATTGAGCTGCTCGCTTGCGTTAACTGCATGCGGTGGAGATAAGCAAAGCAGCAGTCAGCCAAAGACAACAAAGAGTGATGGGAAAACACTCAACCTTCTCACTTGGGAAGGATATGCGGATCCTAAATTTGTAAAGGGATTTGAAGAAAAATACGGGGTAAAAGTTACCGCCACCTATTTTGGATCCAGTGATGAGCTTGTCTCTAAACTGAAAGGCGGCGGAGGGAACGTGTATGATGTCATATCCCCTTCCTCTGATGTAGCTGGTTATTTAGTAAAGGAGAATCTAGTCTCACCTATTGATTTAGACAATGTGCCAAATTATAAAAGACTAGCTTCTAAGCTCGTCGAGATGGATGATGTCAAAAAAGATGGAAAAGTATATGGAATTCCGTTTACTTGGGGACCGGATTCTTTGATTTATGATGCTGATGTCATCAAGAACGAGCCGGATAGCTGGAATATTTTTTGGGATCCAAAATATAAAGGCAAAGTGTCCTTGTGGGATGATATTTCAAATATTTACCTAGCTGGACAAATGGATGGATTAGATAAAAATGATCCTTCTGCGTTATACAACATGACGAATAAACAACTGCAGGATGCTAAGAAAAAATTACTAGATTTAAAGCCTCAAATTCGTAAATATTGGACGAGTGCAGGAGAGCTTAATGATTTATTTTCCAATAAAGAGGTTGTCTTAGCCGTAGGTTGGCCGCTTACTCCAACAACACTTAATGCTACTGGAAGAAACTTAAAGGAAGTGATCCCAAAAGAGGGAATTACCGGTTGGATCGATAGACTAATGATTGTTAAATCTTCTCCCAATAAGGAGCTGGCTGAAAAGTACATCAATTATGTGACGGATGCAAAGACGCAAAAGTTGGTCAGTGATGCCACTGGGTATGGGGTAGCGAATAAGGATGCGGCGAAACACATGTCACCGGAGCAAGCAAAATCCATTCATATCGATGATATGGAAAATTATATGAAGCGCATTAATTTTTGGCAGATTGTAAAAGACCGAAATCAATACAACGAGGTTTGGAATGAGGTAAAAGCACAGTAA
- a CDS encoding acyl-CoA dehydrogenase family protein has protein sequence MNFSLTDEQNSVRKVVRSFVDREIIPFIKEWDEKGHFETNILKRLAELQLMGVCIPEEYGGVGMDYNTLAIVCEELERGDTAFRTAVSVHTGLNSMTLLQWGTEEQKQKYLVPQAAGEKIGAFCLTEPNAGSDVAAMETTAVKEGDYFLLNGSKTWISLCDVADHFLIFAKTSPGLKHHGISCFIVERTFAGVSTKAIKGKLGIRAGNTGEVFLDNVRVPAKNMLGLEGEGFKIAMSALDNGRFTVAAGACGTIMASLEASVKYCEERKTFGKEIGKHQLVQQMIAKMSANLEISRLLVFKAGWLKNNGKRNTQETSLAKWISCDAAFEAANDAVQIHGAYGFSNEFPVERYLRNAKAPVIYEGTREIHTIMQAEYALGYREDKTLRKMLPAWPFEEVAIEC, from the coding sequence ATGAATTTTTCATTAACAGATGAACAAAATAGCGTGAGAAAGGTAGTTAGATCCTTTGTAGATCGAGAAATCATCCCTTTCATTAAAGAATGGGATGAGAAAGGTCATTTTGAAACAAATATTTTAAAACGTTTAGCAGAATTACAGTTGATGGGGGTATGTATCCCAGAAGAATATGGCGGGGTGGGAATGGACTATAATACACTCGCTATCGTTTGCGAGGAGTTAGAACGAGGGGACACCGCCTTCCGTACAGCAGTTTCTGTTCATACGGGATTAAACAGTATGACTCTATTACAATGGGGGACGGAAGAACAGAAACAGAAATATCTTGTTCCACAAGCGGCCGGAGAAAAAATTGGAGCCTTTTGTTTGACCGAACCGAATGCCGGCTCGGATGTGGCGGCGATGGAAACGACAGCTGTAAAGGAAGGAGACTACTTTCTATTAAATGGGTCAAAAACCTGGATTTCATTATGTGACGTAGCAGATCACTTTTTAATTTTTGCTAAAACGAGTCCGGGATTGAAGCATCATGGCATTTCCTGTTTCATCGTTGAGAGAACATTTGCAGGGGTTTCAACGAAAGCTATTAAAGGGAAGCTTGGAATCCGAGCCGGAAATACTGGTGAAGTGTTTTTAGATAATGTTAGAGTTCCTGCCAAAAATATGCTCGGGCTGGAAGGAGAGGGATTTAAAATTGCCATGTCTGCATTGGACAACGGCCGATTTACTGTAGCAGCTGGTGCTTGCGGAACCATTATGGCATCCCTTGAGGCAAGTGTAAAATATTGCGAAGAACGAAAAACGTTTGGCAAAGAAATCGGTAAACATCAGCTCGTCCAACAGATGATTGCGAAAATGTCAGCAAATCTTGAGATCTCACGTTTACTAGTCTTTAAAGCAGGCTGGTTAAAAAATAATGGCAAACGAAACACGCAGGAAACCTCATTGGCAAAATGGATCTCATGCGATGCTGCATTTGAGGCAGCAAATGATGCCGTGCAAATTCACGGTGCATATGGATTCTCAAATGAATTTCCTGTTGAGCGTTATTTACGAAATGCAAAGGCACCGGTTATTTATGAGGGAACAAGAGAAATTCATACAATTATGCAGGCTGAGTATGCTCTTGGGTATAGAGAGGACAAAACACTCAGAAAGATGCTCCCAGCTTGGCCGTTTGAAGAGGTAGCTATCGAATGTTAA